From Eubalaena glacialis isolate mEubGla1 chromosome 17, mEubGla1.1.hap2.+ XY, whole genome shotgun sequence, a single genomic window includes:
- the GPR20 gene encoding G-protein coupled receptor 20: MPSASSAGPSAMAAPNATAAAAAWTNVSMPETPLFHLFALLDEELHAAFPGLWLALMAVHGVIFLVGLVLNGLALYVFGCRTQAKTPSIIYTINLVVTDLLVGLSLPARFAVFYGTRGCLRCALPHVFGYFLNMHCSILFLTCICVDRYLAIVQPDGCRRWRQPACARAVCAFVWLAAGAVTLSVLGVTATGGPCCRVFALTVLEFLLPLLVISVFTGRIVCALSRPGLPRQGRQRRVRAVQLLLTVLVIFLVCFTPFHARQVAVALWPDVPRHTSLVVYHVAVTLSSLNSCMDPIVYCFVTSSFQTTVRGLFRRHGAEREPNSCDVVSMRKSSKDPAHHHILGARPRALTQALANGPEA, translated from the coding sequence ATGCCCTCCGCGTCTTCCGCGGGGCCCTCGGCCATGGCTGCCCCCAATGCCACAGCGGCGGCGGCAGCGTGGACTAACGTCAGCATGCCGGAGACGCCCCTGTTCCACCTGTTCGCTCTGCTGGACGAGGAGCTGCACGCCGCCttcccaggcctgtggctggcGCTGATGGCGGTGCACGGCGTCATCTTCCTGGTGGGGCTGGTGCTCAACGGGCTGGCGCTGTACGTCTTCGGCTGCCGCACCCAGGCCAAGACGCCGTCGATCATCTACACCATCAACCTGGTGGTGACCGACCTGCTGGTGGGCCTGTCCCTGCCCGCGCGCTTTGCTGTCTTCTACGGCACCCGCGGCTGCCTGCGCTGCGCCCTCCCGCACGTCTTTGGCTACTTCCTCAACATGCACTGCTCCATCCTCTTCCTCACCTGCATCTGCGTGGACCGCTACCTGGCCATCGTGCAGCCCGATGGTTGCCGCCGCTGGCGCCAGCCTGCCTGCGCCAGGGCCGTGTGCGCCTTTGTGTGGCTGGCCGCCGGCGCCGTGACCCTGTCCGTGCTGGGCGTGACGGCCACCGGCGGTCCCTGCTGCCGCGTCTTTGCGCTGACCGTCCTGGAGTTCCTGCTGCCGCTGCTGGTCATCAGCGTGTTCACCGGCCGCATCGTGTGCGCGCTGTCGCGGCCGGGCCTGCCGCGCCAGGGCCGCCAGCGCCGCGTGCGGGCCGTGCAGCTGCTGCTCACCGTGCTCGTCATCTTCCTCGTCTGCTTCACGCCCTTCCACGCCCGCCAGGTGGCTGTGGCGCTGTGGCCCGACGTGCCCCGCCACACGAGCCTCGTGGTCTATCATGTGGCCGTGACCCTCAGCAGCCTCAACAGCTGCATGGACCCCATCGTCTACTGCTTCGTCACCAGCAGCTTCCAGACCACTGTCCGTGGCCTCTTCCGCCGGCACGGAGCGGAGCGCGAGCCCAACAGCTGCGACGTGGTCAGCATGCGCAAGAGCTCCAAGGACCCAGCTCACCATCACATCCTCGGCGCCAGACCTCGAGCCCTCACGCAGGCCCTGGCTAATGGGCCTGAGGCTTAG